A single Prevotella sp. E15-22 DNA region contains:
- a CDS encoding outer membrane beta-barrel protein, producing MKKTILMALMGLMTVVCAQAQTEDFPRHEVAVSYGAGSNSQWVNAFEHIATTIVTVGNVTYENETFTGPFSVEYFYHPKEWLGIGGIAVYGKNTQDVMTGSTKKGELTQAYYTLMPGVKFDWLRSNNFGMYSKFGVGATIRHEIYDGNSESVFHFNWQASLLGMEVGARQLRAFVELGVGEQGIGLIGLRYKFN from the coding sequence ATGAAAAAAACAATCTTGATGGCCCTGATGGGGCTGATGACCGTTGTGTGCGCTCAGGCACAGACCGAAGACTTCCCTCGACACGAGGTGGCTGTGAGTTATGGTGCTGGTTCTAATTCCCAATGGGTGAATGCCTTCGAGCATATCGCTACCACCATTGTCACTGTGGGCAATGTAACCTACGAGAATGAAACATTCACTGGTCCTTTTTCAGTTGAATATTTCTATCATCCAAAGGAGTGGCTGGGCATAGGCGGCATCGCGGTCTATGGCAAAAATACGCAGGACGTAATGACTGGCAGTACCAAAAAAGGAGAACTCACGCAAGCCTACTACACCCTGATGCCTGGCGTTAAGTTCGATTGGCTGCGTTCCAACAATTTTGGCATGTACTCCAAGTTTGGTGTTGGCGCCACCATCCGCCACGAGATCTACGACGGTAATAGCGAGTCTGTGTTCCACTTTAATTGGCAGGCCTCGCTTCTTGGTATGGAGGTGGGTGCTCGTCAGCTGCGCGCCTTTGTTGAACTCGGTGTGGGTGAGCAGGGCATCGGACTTATCGGTTTGAGGTATAAATTTAACTAA
- a CDS encoding SemiSWEET family sugar transporter, producing the protein MEQGIIFEICGWVATIGMILGYLPQAITTIRTRNTDGIALPTFLMMAVGGFAFMLQGLLHEPNILWALFLTNLVTTTCSCIVFGIKMYNDYFS; encoded by the coding sequence ATGGAACAAGGAATCATTTTTGAGATTTGTGGCTGGGTGGCCACCATCGGCATGATATTAGGCTATTTACCACAAGCCATCACAACTATCCGCACACGCAATACGGATGGCATTGCACTGCCCACCTTTCTGATGATGGCGGTGGGAGGCTTTGCCTTTATGCTGCAAGGACTGCTTCACGAACCAAACATTCTATGGGCACTGTTTCTGACCAACCTTGTGACCACGACGTGCAGCTGCATCGTGTTTGGCATCAAGATGTATAACGACTACTTTAGTTAA
- a CDS encoding phosphoribosylglycinamide formyltransferase: protein MNIAIFASGGGTNAENIIRYFHDSELVCTPLLVCNKADAPVLEKAQRLGVRTQVVTKAQLNDAAVMIPLLREYDVRFIVLAGFLPLIPDYLVDAYPRRIVNIHPSLLPKYGGKGMWGHHVHEAVKAAGETETGMTVHWVTHVCDGGEIIAQYRVALSPDDSADDIAAKEHVLEMKYYPPLIEKILKENF, encoded by the coding sequence ATGAATATTGCTATTTTTGCTTCGGGTGGCGGAACGAATGCAGAGAACATCATCCGCTATTTCCACGACTCGGAGCTGGTATGCACGCCTTTGCTGGTCTGCAATAAAGCCGATGCTCCTGTGTTGGAGAAGGCTCAACGCTTGGGTGTCAGGACGCAAGTGGTGACCAAGGCTCAGTTGAACGACGCTGCGGTGATGATACCCCTGTTACGCGAGTATGATGTCCGCTTCATCGTGCTGGCAGGCTTCCTTCCATTGATTCCTGATTATCTGGTAGATGCCTACCCGCGTCGCATCGTTAATATTCACCCTTCGCTGTTGCCCAAGTATGGAGGCAAGGGCATGTGGGGGCACCACGTACACGAAGCTGTTAAGGCTGCTGGCGAAACAGAGACGGGCATGACTGTACATTGGGTGACACATGTCTGTGATGGTGGCGAGATTATTGCCCAGTATCGCGTGGCGTTGAGTCCTGATGATTCTGCCGACGATATCGCCGCCAAAGAACATGTGCTCGAGATGAAATACTATCCACCGTTGATAGAAAAGATACTGAAAGAGAACTTTTAA